One genomic region from Salvia hispanica cultivar TCC Black 2014 chromosome 2, UniMelb_Shisp_WGS_1.0, whole genome shotgun sequence encodes:
- the LOC125207229 gene encoding uncharacterized Rho GTPase-activating protein At5g61530 isoform X2 produces the protein MPSSPTSPLWQEKASDFIQSSGVKLKGAGHSAGAFVEEVAKDAKENVSDVAGKVGSAVKSRWAVLQQPSTRQSMQERLISAAATTSMILRKGISETKDKMAVGKTKVEEVAKKTAEKSKNLLTDFERWQKGVASTDVFGTPLELTVQHQESSAPIPCILMKCADFLILSGMASYLSGLLFNGLIIRVQRVDSLFCLRIMSSETYIMLKVWGFLKRKRLSSQELFKAQGNKKVLRQLVSLYNQDPNASLPEGINPVNTAELMKCYIASLPEPLIPFELYNDIINARFSIHLMRNTLKKLATVNYMTLELITALLHRVSQKSLLNKMDTRSLAVELAPIIMWHSGQRPEHYKQIWNQPEKCASKTNMDSASSNSVWEMLSDDEAEDASSSIPLDDGMAVDFHAIEAIQCLIGHHSAIFTESSEAVWR, from the exons ATGCCATCATCACCTACGTCGCCTCTGTGGCAAGAGAAGGCTAGTGATTTCATTCAATCCTCAG GGGTCAAGCTTAAAGGAGCAGGACACTCTGCTGGGGCATTTGTTGAGGAAGTCGCCAAGGATGCAAAGGAGAATGTTTCTGATGTGGCTGGAAAGGTTGGGTCTGCAGTCAAAAGCCGTTGGGCTGTCCTGCAGCAGCCATCAACCAGGCAATCCATGCAGGAACGTCTTATTTCAGCTGCGGCCACAACAAGCATGATTTTGAGGAAGGGGATATCAGAAACGAAAGATAAGATGGCTGTTGGAAAAACAAAAGTGGAAGAG GTGGCAAAGAAGACTGCTGAAAAGAGCAAGAATCTGCTGACTGATTTTGAACGATGGCAAAAG GGAGTTGCAAGTACTGATG TATTTGGGACCCCCCTTGAGCTTACTGTCCAGCACCAAGAGTCTAGTGCCCCAATTCCTTGCATATTGATGAAATGTGCAGACTTCCTCATATTGTCAG GAATGGCGAGTTACCTCAGTGGATTATTGTTCAATGGGTTAATCATAAGAGTTCAGCGAGTTGACTCATTGTTCTGTCTCCGGATTATGTCAAGTGAGACATATATCATGCTTAAAGTTTGGGGTTTTTTGAAGAGAAAAC GACTGAGCTCCCAGGAGTTGTTCAAGGCACAGGGTAACAAAAAAGTCCTGCGGCAGTTAGTATCCTTGTACAATCAAG ATCCAAATGCATCACTACCTGAGGGGATAAACCCAGTTAATACTGCAGAACTTATGAAGTGCTATATTGCAAGTCTCCCTGAGCCGTTGATCCCCTTTGAACTGTATAATGATATCATAAATGCCCGCTTCAGCATACATCTAATGAGAAATACTCTCAAGAAACTGGCCACTGTTAATTATATGACCCTAGAACTAATTACTGCACTCTTACATCGTGTTAGCCAAAAATCTCTTCTTAACAAG ATGGATACTCGAAGCCTTGCAGTGGAACTGGCTCCAATCATTATGTGGCACAGCGGCCAGAGACCAGAGCATTATAAACAGATATGGAACCAACCAGAAAAGTGCGCTTCTAAGACAAACATGGATTCTGCCTCCAGCAATAGTGTGTGGGAGATGCTTTCAG ATGATGAAGCTGAAGATGCATCATCCTCGATTCCCCTTGATGATGGAATGGCAGTAGACTTTCATGCTATTGAAGCTATTCAGTGCTTAATTGGACATCACAGTGCAATTTTCACAGAATCAAGCGAAGCTGTGTGGAGATAG
- the LOC125207229 gene encoding uncharacterized Rho GTPase-activating protein At5g61530 isoform X3, which yields MPSSPTSPLWQEKASDFIQSSGVKLKGAGHSAGAFVEEVAKDAKENVSDVAGKVGSAVKSRWAVLQQPSTRQSMQERLISAAATTSMILRKGISETKDKMAVGKTKVEEVAKKTAEKSKNLLTDFERWQKGVASTDVFGTPLELTVQHQESSAPIPCILMKCADFLILSGLSSQELFKAQGNKKVLRQLVSLYNQDPNASLPEGINPVNTAELMKCYIASLPEPLIPFELYNDIINARFSIHLMRNTLKKLATVNYMTLELITALLHRVSQKSLLNKMDTRSLAVELAPIIMWHSGQRPEHYKQIWNQPEKCASKTNMDSASSNSVWEMLSADDEAEDASSSIPLDDGMAVDFHAIEAIQCLIGHHSAIFTESSEAVWR from the exons ATGCCATCATCACCTACGTCGCCTCTGTGGCAAGAGAAGGCTAGTGATTTCATTCAATCCTCAG GGGTCAAGCTTAAAGGAGCAGGACACTCTGCTGGGGCATTTGTTGAGGAAGTCGCCAAGGATGCAAAGGAGAATGTTTCTGATGTGGCTGGAAAGGTTGGGTCTGCAGTCAAAAGCCGTTGGGCTGTCCTGCAGCAGCCATCAACCAGGCAATCCATGCAGGAACGTCTTATTTCAGCTGCGGCCACAACAAGCATGATTTTGAGGAAGGGGATATCAGAAACGAAAGATAAGATGGCTGTTGGAAAAACAAAAGTGGAAGAG GTGGCAAAGAAGACTGCTGAAAAGAGCAAGAATCTGCTGACTGATTTTGAACGATGGCAAAAG GGAGTTGCAAGTACTGATG TATTTGGGACCCCCCTTGAGCTTACTGTCCAGCACCAAGAGTCTAGTGCCCCAATTCCTTGCATATTGATGAAATGTGCAGACTTCCTCATATTGTCAG GACTGAGCTCCCAGGAGTTGTTCAAGGCACAGGGTAACAAAAAAGTCCTGCGGCAGTTAGTATCCTTGTACAATCAAG ATCCAAATGCATCACTACCTGAGGGGATAAACCCAGTTAATACTGCAGAACTTATGAAGTGCTATATTGCAAGTCTCCCTGAGCCGTTGATCCCCTTTGAACTGTATAATGATATCATAAATGCCCGCTTCAGCATACATCTAATGAGAAATACTCTCAAGAAACTGGCCACTGTTAATTATATGACCCTAGAACTAATTACTGCACTCTTACATCGTGTTAGCCAAAAATCTCTTCTTAACAAG ATGGATACTCGAAGCCTTGCAGTGGAACTGGCTCCAATCATTATGTGGCACAGCGGCCAGAGACCAGAGCATTATAAACAGATATGGAACCAACCAGAAAAGTGCGCTTCTAAGACAAACATGGATTCTGCCTCCAGCAATAGTGTGTGGGAGATGCTTTCAG CAGATGATGAAGCTGAAGATGCATCATCCTCGATTCCCCTTGATGATGGAATGGCAGTAGACTTTCATGCTATTGAAGCTATTCAGTGCTTAATTGGACATCACAGTGCAATTTTCACAGAATCAAGCGAAGCTGTGTGGAGATAG
- the LOC125207229 gene encoding uncharacterized Rho GTPase-activating protein At5g61530 isoform X4 produces MPSSPTSPLWQEKASDFIQSSGVKLKGAGHSAGAFVEEVAKDAKENVSDVAGKVGSAVKSRWAVLQQPSTRQSMQERLISAAATTSMILRKGISETKDKMAVGKTKVEEVAKKTAEKSKNLLTDFERWQKGVASTDVFGTPLELTVQHQESSAPIPCILMKCADFLILSGMASYLSGLLFNGLIIRVQRVDSLFCLRIMSSETYIMLKVWGFLKRKRLSSQELFKAQGNKKVLRQLVSLYNQDPNASLPEGINPVNTAELMKCYIMDTRSLAVELAPIIMWHSGQRPEHYKQIWNQPEKCASKTNMDSASSNSVWEMLSADDEAEDASSSIPLDDGMAVDFHAIEAIQCLIGHHSAIFTESSEAVWR; encoded by the exons ATGCCATCATCACCTACGTCGCCTCTGTGGCAAGAGAAGGCTAGTGATTTCATTCAATCCTCAG GGGTCAAGCTTAAAGGAGCAGGACACTCTGCTGGGGCATTTGTTGAGGAAGTCGCCAAGGATGCAAAGGAGAATGTTTCTGATGTGGCTGGAAAGGTTGGGTCTGCAGTCAAAAGCCGTTGGGCTGTCCTGCAGCAGCCATCAACCAGGCAATCCATGCAGGAACGTCTTATTTCAGCTGCGGCCACAACAAGCATGATTTTGAGGAAGGGGATATCAGAAACGAAAGATAAGATGGCTGTTGGAAAAACAAAAGTGGAAGAG GTGGCAAAGAAGACTGCTGAAAAGAGCAAGAATCTGCTGACTGATTTTGAACGATGGCAAAAG GGAGTTGCAAGTACTGATG TATTTGGGACCCCCCTTGAGCTTACTGTCCAGCACCAAGAGTCTAGTGCCCCAATTCCTTGCATATTGATGAAATGTGCAGACTTCCTCATATTGTCAG GAATGGCGAGTTACCTCAGTGGATTATTGTTCAATGGGTTAATCATAAGAGTTCAGCGAGTTGACTCATTGTTCTGTCTCCGGATTATGTCAAGTGAGACATATATCATGCTTAAAGTTTGGGGTTTTTTGAAGAGAAAAC GACTGAGCTCCCAGGAGTTGTTCAAGGCACAGGGTAACAAAAAAGTCCTGCGGCAGTTAGTATCCTTGTACAATCAAG ATCCAAATGCATCACTACCTGAGGGGATAAACCCAGTTAATACTGCAGAACTTATGAAGTGCTATATT ATGGATACTCGAAGCCTTGCAGTGGAACTGGCTCCAATCATTATGTGGCACAGCGGCCAGAGACCAGAGCATTATAAACAGATATGGAACCAACCAGAAAAGTGCGCTTCTAAGACAAACATGGATTCTGCCTCCAGCAATAGTGTGTGGGAGATGCTTTCAG CAGATGATGAAGCTGAAGATGCATCATCCTCGATTCCCCTTGATGATGGAATGGCAGTAGACTTTCATGCTATTGAAGCTATTCAGTGCTTAATTGGACATCACAGTGCAATTTTCACAGAATCAAGCGAAGCTGTGTGGAGATAG
- the LOC125207229 gene encoding uncharacterized Rho GTPase-activating protein At5g61530 isoform X5 has translation MPSSPTSPLWQEKASDFIQSSGVKLKGAGHSAGAFVEEVAKDAKENVSDVAGKVGSAVKSRWAVLQQPSTRQSMQERLISAAATTSMILRKGISETKDKMAVGKTKVEEVAKKTAEKSKNLLTDFERWQKGVASTDVFGTPLELTVQHQESSAPIPCILMKCADFLILSGMASYLSGLLFNGLIIRVQRVDSLFCLRIMSSETYIMLKVWGFLKRKRLSSQELFKAQGNKKVLRQLVSLYNQDPNASLPEGINPMDTRSLAVELAPIIMWHSGQRPEHYKQIWNQPEKCASKTNMDSASSNSVWEMLSADDEAEDASSSIPLDDGMAVDFHAIEAIQCLIGHHSAIFTESSEAVWR, from the exons ATGCCATCATCACCTACGTCGCCTCTGTGGCAAGAGAAGGCTAGTGATTTCATTCAATCCTCAG GGGTCAAGCTTAAAGGAGCAGGACACTCTGCTGGGGCATTTGTTGAGGAAGTCGCCAAGGATGCAAAGGAGAATGTTTCTGATGTGGCTGGAAAGGTTGGGTCTGCAGTCAAAAGCCGTTGGGCTGTCCTGCAGCAGCCATCAACCAGGCAATCCATGCAGGAACGTCTTATTTCAGCTGCGGCCACAACAAGCATGATTTTGAGGAAGGGGATATCAGAAACGAAAGATAAGATGGCTGTTGGAAAAACAAAAGTGGAAGAG GTGGCAAAGAAGACTGCTGAAAAGAGCAAGAATCTGCTGACTGATTTTGAACGATGGCAAAAG GGAGTTGCAAGTACTGATG TATTTGGGACCCCCCTTGAGCTTACTGTCCAGCACCAAGAGTCTAGTGCCCCAATTCCTTGCATATTGATGAAATGTGCAGACTTCCTCATATTGTCAG GAATGGCGAGTTACCTCAGTGGATTATTGTTCAATGGGTTAATCATAAGAGTTCAGCGAGTTGACTCATTGTTCTGTCTCCGGATTATGTCAAGTGAGACATATATCATGCTTAAAGTTTGGGGTTTTTTGAAGAGAAAAC GACTGAGCTCCCAGGAGTTGTTCAAGGCACAGGGTAACAAAAAAGTCCTGCGGCAGTTAGTATCCTTGTACAATCAAG ATCCAAATGCATCACTACCTGAGGGGATAAACCCA ATGGATACTCGAAGCCTTGCAGTGGAACTGGCTCCAATCATTATGTGGCACAGCGGCCAGAGACCAGAGCATTATAAACAGATATGGAACCAACCAGAAAAGTGCGCTTCTAAGACAAACATGGATTCTGCCTCCAGCAATAGTGTGTGGGAGATGCTTTCAG CAGATGATGAAGCTGAAGATGCATCATCCTCGATTCCCCTTGATGATGGAATGGCAGTAGACTTTCATGCTATTGAAGCTATTCAGTGCTTAATTGGACATCACAGTGCAATTTTCACAGAATCAAGCGAAGCTGTGTGGAGATAG
- the LOC125207229 gene encoding uncharacterized Rho GTPase-activating protein At5g61530 isoform X1 — MPSSPTSPLWQEKASDFIQSSGVKLKGAGHSAGAFVEEVAKDAKENVSDVAGKVGSAVKSRWAVLQQPSTRQSMQERLISAAATTSMILRKGISETKDKMAVGKTKVEEVAKKTAEKSKNLLTDFERWQKGVASTDVFGTPLELTVQHQESSAPIPCILMKCADFLILSGMASYLSGLLFNGLIIRVQRVDSLFCLRIMSSETYIMLKVWGFLKRKRLSSQELFKAQGNKKVLRQLVSLYNQDPNASLPEGINPVNTAELMKCYIASLPEPLIPFELYNDIINARFSIHLMRNTLKKLATVNYMTLELITALLHRVSQKSLLNKMDTRSLAVELAPIIMWHSGQRPEHYKQIWNQPEKCASKTNMDSASSNSVWEMLSADDEAEDASSSIPLDDGMAVDFHAIEAIQCLIGHHSAIFTESSEAVWR, encoded by the exons ATGCCATCATCACCTACGTCGCCTCTGTGGCAAGAGAAGGCTAGTGATTTCATTCAATCCTCAG GGGTCAAGCTTAAAGGAGCAGGACACTCTGCTGGGGCATTTGTTGAGGAAGTCGCCAAGGATGCAAAGGAGAATGTTTCTGATGTGGCTGGAAAGGTTGGGTCTGCAGTCAAAAGCCGTTGGGCTGTCCTGCAGCAGCCATCAACCAGGCAATCCATGCAGGAACGTCTTATTTCAGCTGCGGCCACAACAAGCATGATTTTGAGGAAGGGGATATCAGAAACGAAAGATAAGATGGCTGTTGGAAAAACAAAAGTGGAAGAG GTGGCAAAGAAGACTGCTGAAAAGAGCAAGAATCTGCTGACTGATTTTGAACGATGGCAAAAG GGAGTTGCAAGTACTGATG TATTTGGGACCCCCCTTGAGCTTACTGTCCAGCACCAAGAGTCTAGTGCCCCAATTCCTTGCATATTGATGAAATGTGCAGACTTCCTCATATTGTCAG GAATGGCGAGTTACCTCAGTGGATTATTGTTCAATGGGTTAATCATAAGAGTTCAGCGAGTTGACTCATTGTTCTGTCTCCGGATTATGTCAAGTGAGACATATATCATGCTTAAAGTTTGGGGTTTTTTGAAGAGAAAAC GACTGAGCTCCCAGGAGTTGTTCAAGGCACAGGGTAACAAAAAAGTCCTGCGGCAGTTAGTATCCTTGTACAATCAAG ATCCAAATGCATCACTACCTGAGGGGATAAACCCAGTTAATACTGCAGAACTTATGAAGTGCTATATTGCAAGTCTCCCTGAGCCGTTGATCCCCTTTGAACTGTATAATGATATCATAAATGCCCGCTTCAGCATACATCTAATGAGAAATACTCTCAAGAAACTGGCCACTGTTAATTATATGACCCTAGAACTAATTACTGCACTCTTACATCGTGTTAGCCAAAAATCTCTTCTTAACAAG ATGGATACTCGAAGCCTTGCAGTGGAACTGGCTCCAATCATTATGTGGCACAGCGGCCAGAGACCAGAGCATTATAAACAGATATGGAACCAACCAGAAAAGTGCGCTTCTAAGACAAACATGGATTCTGCCTCCAGCAATAGTGTGTGGGAGATGCTTTCAG CAGATGATGAAGCTGAAGATGCATCATCCTCGATTCCCCTTGATGATGGAATGGCAGTAGACTTTCATGCTATTGAAGCTATTCAGTGCTTAATTGGACATCACAGTGCAATTTTCACAGAATCAAGCGAAGCTGTGTGGAGATAG